ATTGGGGTTGGCCGCCGCCGCCACAAAGGTAATGGCCGCCGTGAGGGTGGTCTTCCCGTGATCTACGTGTCCGATGGTTCCCACGTTGACGTGGGGTTTGGTGCGCTCAAATACGCCTTTCGCCATTTTAAAATCACTCCTTCAGCAAAGTGGGCCGAGGGAATAGCTCCCTCGACCCGGGTGTTTAT
This DNA window, taken from Meiothermus sp. CFH 77666, encodes the following:
- a CDS encoding GTP-binding protein, with protein sequence MAKGVFERTKPHVNVGTIGHVDHGKTTLTAAITFVAAAANPN